In Anseongella ginsenosidimutans, one genomic interval encodes:
- a CDS encoding cytochrome c oxidase subunit 3 yields MSAVTNAEELKTGSSWGGGKSPFSIEYGKLMMWFFLLSDAFTFSALLSAYGAIRFSNSDNWPDPDVVFQSAPFIPSGAPLVFVGIMTFILIMSSVTMVLAVEAGHRGSKKEVTKWMVWTILGGIAFLSCQAYEWAHLHHEGYWWGRIPTEHNVNFSNLFFTITGFHGFHVTTGVIINIIILINVLKGTYERRGHYLMVEKVGLYWHFVDLVWVFVFTFFYLV; encoded by the coding sequence ATGAGTGCAGTAACCAATGCAGAAGAATTGAAAACCGGCAGCTCCTGGGGAGGAGGCAAGTCTCCTTTTTCCATTGAATACGGTAAGCTGATGATGTGGTTTTTCCTCCTGTCAGATGCTTTTACCTTTTCGGCGCTGTTATCTGCTTACGGAGCTATCCGCTTTAGCAACAGCGATAACTGGCCTGATCCGGACGTGGTGTTTCAGTCCGCGCCGTTCATTCCCAGCGGCGCACCGCTGGTTTTCGTCGGGATCATGACTTTTATCCTGATCATGAGCAGCGTTACTATGGTACTGGCTGTGGAAGCCGGCCATCGCGGATCAAAAAAAGAAGTGACCAAGTGGATGGTCTGGACCATTCTGGGGGGGATCGCGTTCCTTTCCTGCCAGGCCTATGAATGGGCTCATCTTCATCATGAAGGCTACTGGTGGGGGCGTATTCCTACCGAACACAATGTGAATTTCAGCAATCTCTTTTTCACCATTACCGGCTTTCACGGTTTTCACGTTACCACCGGGGTGATCATTAATATCATTATTCTTATTAATGTACTAAAAGGTACCTATGAACGCCGGGGGCATTACCTGATGGTGGAAAAGGTAGGACTCTACTGGCACTTTGTAGATCTTGTATGGGTATTTGTATTCACGTTCTTTTACCTGGTATAA
- a CDS encoding cytochrome C oxidase subunit IV family protein, producing MTAAEHSQSHDAEHASMTRGDIWKVFFILLGLTVIEFVIALAIPESFMPHSIKNILYIVLTLAKAFYIVAYFMHLKFEKLFLIYLIVVPLILILGIIGALLHEGDYWLLIR from the coding sequence ATGACGGCAGCTGAACATTCACAGTCGCACGATGCGGAACATGCAAGCATGACAAGGGGAGACATCTGGAAGGTGTTCTTTATCCTGCTGGGCCTTACGGTAATTGAGTTCGTCATTGCCCTGGCCATTCCTGAAAGCTTTATGCCGCATTCGATCAAAAACATCCTTTATATTGTTTTGACCCTGGCCAAGGCCTTTTATATCGTGGCCTATTTCATGCACCTCAAGTTCGAAAAGCTATTTCTTATCTACCTTATCGTAGTACCGCTGATACTTATATTGGGTATCATCGGCGCCCTGCTGCATGAAGGCGATTATTGGCTGCTAATCCGCTGA
- a CDS encoding quinol:cytochrome C oxidoreductase: protein MQLQNEQYEFSGKTKTISLAMVAVGVICIAAGFITGDTERTWANLLLNNYYMVLIAFSGVMYCAIQYIAQAGWGTNILRVPQAFMAVIPYAAILLVIVLAAGLGTHNLYHHWADPALSDPASPEYDPIIAGKTSYMNVPMFMARVIGFMLVWGFFAWKLRQFSLKEDFEGGLRYFKKGIVYSAIFCAIFNFTFPLFAFDLIMSIETHWYSTMFGWYNLAALWVSGLATIGFIVTSLKEKGYFTAVNESHIHDIGKFVFAFTIFWAYIFIAQLLLIWYANIPEEVVYFYKRWTGTYRFWFWLSFVLNFFAPFMLFMTRDAKRKLKTVKYVCLLVICAHWLDLYLMIMPGMMGTEREFGYLELGTFIGYAGLFAFLVLKALSKAPLYARNHPYMEESLHHHI, encoded by the coding sequence ATGCAGTTACAGAACGAACAATATGAGTTTTCAGGCAAAACAAAGACCATCAGCCTTGCGATGGTTGCTGTTGGGGTGATCTGTATCGCTGCCGGCTTTATTACCGGCGATACCGAACGTACCTGGGCCAACCTGCTGCTCAATAATTACTACATGGTGCTGATCGCTTTTTCGGGAGTGATGTACTGCGCCATTCAATACATAGCCCAGGCCGGCTGGGGTACCAATATTCTGCGTGTTCCCCAGGCCTTCATGGCCGTGATTCCTTATGCCGCCATTCTCCTGGTGATTGTGCTGGCGGCGGGTTTGGGTACGCATAACCTGTATCATCACTGGGCGGACCCCGCGCTTTCGGATCCGGCCAGCCCGGAATATGATCCCATTATAGCCGGGAAGACCAGCTATATGAACGTTCCCATGTTTATGGCAAGGGTCATAGGATTTATGCTGGTATGGGGCTTTTTTGCCTGGAAACTGCGTCAGTTTTCACTTAAAGAAGACTTTGAAGGCGGCTTGCGGTACTTTAAAAAGGGTATCGTTTATTCCGCCATCTTCTGCGCTATCTTCAATTTCACGTTTCCCCTGTTTGCCTTTGACCTGATCATGTCCATTGAAACGCACTGGTACAGCACGATGTTCGGCTGGTATAACCTGGCTGCACTTTGGGTGAGCGGGCTGGCAACCATTGGTTTTATCGTAACTTCGCTGAAAGAAAAAGGATACTTTACCGCCGTTAATGAAAGTCATATTCATGATATCGGGAAGTTCGTGTTTGCATTCACTATTTTCTGGGCCTATATTTTTATTGCCCAGCTCCTGCTGATATGGTATGCAAACATCCCTGAAGAGGTTGTTTATTTCTACAAAAGGTGGACGGGAACATACCGTTTCTGGTTTTGGCTTAGCTTTGTCCTGAACTTTTTCGCGCCCTTTATGCTCTTTATGACCAGGGATGCGAAAAGAAAACTGAAAACGGTAAAATACGTTTGCCTCCTGGTTATCTGCGCCCACTGGCTTGACCTTTACCTGATGATCATGCCGGGGATGATGGGGACCGAGCGCGAGTTTGGTTACCTGGAACTGGGAACGTTCATCGGATATGCCGGTTTGTTTGCCTTCCTGGTACTCAAGGCACTGAGCAAAGCTCCTCTTTATGCCAGGAATCACCCTTATATGGAAGAGAGTTTACACCATCATATATAA
- the cyoE gene encoding heme o synthase encodes MIAEERYEEKLPVALGRKFADISQLVKLRLSMLVVFSAVIAFVLASTEAIDWSRLIMLVIGGFLVTGAANGFNQVIEKQPDGLMNRTRNRPLPTGRMSSAEVIALCVFMGISGVLILGFFTTWLTALFGALSLVLYSFVYTPLKKKGPIAVYIGAIPGAMPPLLGWVAATGEYGLLPGLLFAVQFMWQFPHFWAIAWVADADYRKADYHLLPLRSGRNRGSAMFILVATLLLLPVSLLPVYFGFGGAVTYVVTIGMGLMLLAQSIRLLRTCEDKHARQVMFGSFIYLPVIQLVLMIDKMI; translated from the coding sequence GTGATAGCTGAAGAGAGATACGAAGAAAAGCTCCCGGTGGCCCTTGGCCGGAAATTCGCTGATATTTCCCAATTGGTAAAGCTCAGATTGTCGATGCTGGTTGTTTTTTCTGCCGTCATCGCATTTGTGCTGGCCAGTACGGAAGCAATCGACTGGTCGCGGCTGATCATGCTGGTGATCGGCGGCTTCCTGGTAACCGGTGCGGCCAACGGCTTCAACCAGGTAATTGAAAAACAGCCAGACGGGCTTATGAACCGCACCCGCAACCGGCCCCTTCCTACGGGCAGGATGAGTTCGGCGGAAGTGATTGCCCTTTGTGTGTTCATGGGCATCAGCGGAGTACTGATCCTGGGGTTTTTTACGACCTGGCTGACTGCTTTGTTCGGCGCCCTGTCACTCGTCCTGTATTCTTTTGTATATACGCCTCTGAAGAAAAAAGGGCCGATAGCTGTATATATTGGCGCCATACCCGGCGCTATGCCTCCCTTGCTTGGCTGGGTTGCCGCAACCGGTGAGTACGGCCTGCTGCCCGGCTTGCTTTTTGCCGTACAGTTTATGTGGCAATTTCCGCATTTCTGGGCCATCGCCTGGGTAGCTGATGCGGATTACCGCAAGGCGGATTACCATTTATTGCCGCTGCGGTCGGGCAGGAACCGCGGCAGCGCCATGTTCATCCTGGTTGCTACCCTGTTATTGCTGCCTGTGAGCCTGCTGCCCGTGTATTTCGGTTTCGGCGGCGCGGTAACTTATGTCGTTACTATTGGTATGGGGCTGATGCTGCTGGCCCAGTCCATCCGCCTGCTGCGTACCTGCGAGGATAAACATGCCCGCCAGGTGATGTTTGGTTCATTTATTTACCTGCCTGTTATTCAGCTGGTATTGATGATAGATAAAATGATATGA
- a CDS encoding c-type cytochrome, with the protein MKRAGILFLSAFVAALILVSCSKVRRKPGWEYAPQMYEPVAYNPDQPNSAFADGRTAQLPPEGTVRAEEEFYFPYAKEDSGFVAAGRAFTTNPLAGTKGALAQGKGLYLSYCSHCHGETGQADGGVVVNGNYPTPPPKFNDATGVRARTGGPLIEYTPGMLYHTITYGYNVMGPHASLVTPEERWKIVLYVQELQKL; encoded by the coding sequence ATGAAGAGAGCCGGAATTTTATTTTTAAGTGCATTTGTTGCGGCTTTGATACTGGTATCCTGTTCAAAGGTCCGGCGGAAACCCGGATGGGAATATGCTCCCCAAATGTATGAACCGGTAGCTTATAATCCGGATCAGCCGAATTCCGCATTTGCTGACGGCAGAACCGCGCAGCTGCCCCCTGAGGGAACGGTACGGGCCGAGGAGGAGTTTTACTTTCCTTATGCCAAGGAAGATTCGGGCTTCGTGGCTGCCGGACGGGCTTTTACGACGAATCCTCTCGCCGGCACAAAAGGCGCCCTCGCACAGGGAAAGGGGCTTTATCTTTCTTACTGCTCCCACTGCCATGGCGAAACAGGGCAGGCTGACGGAGGAGTGGTTGTGAACGGGAATTATCCGACACCTCCGCCTAAGTTCAATGATGCGACGGGTGTACGTGCCCGTACGGGCGGACCGCTCATCGAATATACTCCCGGTATGCTCTATCATACCATTACCTACGGCTATAACGTGATGGGGCCGCATGCTTCCCTGGTCACCCCGGAGGAAAGGTGGAAGATCGTATTGTATGTACAGGAATTACAAAAGTTATAA
- a CDS encoding DUF420 domain-containing protein: MITNDKLVFRIVLAVSLLVLATVVVLNRRLLPVPETFPSFIYLLPGLNAFINGTCCLLLLVSLYFIKRKNILMHKRINLTAFVLSALFLISYVTFHFYVPETKYPADNPFRPAYLVILISHIILAALVLPLVLLSFYHGLMGNISKHRKLVRWSYPIWLYVTMSGVAVYLLISPYYSF, translated from the coding sequence ATGATAACGAATGATAAATTAGTTTTCAGAATTGTACTGGCTGTTTCCCTGCTGGTGCTGGCAACCGTAGTGGTGTTGAACCGGCGGCTCCTGCCCGTTCCGGAGACCTTCCCGTCCTTTATTTACCTGCTCCCCGGCCTGAACGCTTTTATCAACGGCACATGCTGCCTGTTGCTGCTGGTATCGCTTTATTTTATCAAGCGGAAGAACATTCTTATGCACAAGCGGATCAACCTGACCGCTTTCGTGCTTTCCGCGCTATTCCTGATTTCTTATGTGACCTTTCACTTTTATGTGCCGGAAACAAAGTACCCTGCGGACAATCCCTTCCGGCCGGCGTACCTGGTCATTCTCATCTCTCATATTATCCTGGCGGCGCTGGTACTGCCCCTGGTGCTGCTTTCTTTTTATCACGGCTTAATGGGTAATATCAGTAAGCACCGTAAATTAGTAAGGTGGAGTTACCCGATATGGTTGTACGTGACCATGAGCGGAGTGGCGGTTTACCTGCTGATCTCGCCATATTACAGTTTTTGA
- a CDS encoding cytochrome c oxidase subunit I — MATIVTHEPTGLHDNLAHTPDGHHHKETFLTKYVFSQDHKMIAKQFLITGIVMGIVGMGLSLLFRIQLAYPDQTFPFLEVLLGRFAEGGRISPSFYLALVTIHGTIMVFFVLTAGLSGTFANLLIPLQIGARDMASPFMNMLSYWFFLAASIVMLGSFFLEAGPASSGWTVYPPLSALPQAIPGSGLGMTFWLISIFLFIISQVLGGINYISTVLNMRTQGMTMTKMPLTVWALFLTAVLGLLSFPVLVAAVVLLIFDRSFGTSFYLSDIFIGGEALPNTGGSPILYQHLFWFLGHPEVYIVIMPTFGIVSEVLSVNSRKPIFGYRAMIMSMLAIAGLSFIVWAHHMFVSGMNPFLGGVFMITTLIIAVPSAVKAFNYIATLWRGNIHFTPQMLFAIGMVSFFISGGLTGIWLGNSALDINLHDTYFVIAHFHLVMGSAAIFGMFAGIYQWFPKMFGRLMSSRAGYLHFWLTFVAAYLVFFPMHFLGLDGVPRRYYEFTAFGMFEEWIQVNKLITVAAIAGGAAQLIFLYNFFRSIFKGEPSTQNPWKSNTLEWTTPVERIHGNWPGDIPHVHRWPYDYSKPGAEDDYIPQTVPYSQTISSNVPYDFGFHGDAEGFSHEFYKGTKEERTPAKE, encoded by the coding sequence ATGGCAACAATTGTGACACATGAACCAACCGGACTGCACGATAACTTAGCGCATACCCCGGACGGGCATCATCATAAGGAAACCTTCCTGACAAAATATGTGTTCAGCCAGGACCATAAAATGATCGCCAAACAGTTCCTGATCACGGGGATTGTAATGGGGATCGTCGGAATGGGCCTGTCGCTGCTCTTCCGGATTCAGCTCGCTTATCCCGATCAGACGTTTCCTTTCCTGGAAGTGCTTTTAGGAAGATTCGCCGAAGGGGGGCGTATCAGCCCCAGCTTTTATCTCGCTCTTGTAACTATACACGGCACCATTATGGTGTTCTTCGTGCTTACCGCCGGATTGAGCGGAACCTTTGCGAACCTGCTGATCCCCCTTCAGATTGGCGCAAGGGACATGGCTTCGCCCTTTATGAATATGCTGTCCTACTGGTTTTTCCTGGCGGCAAGTATTGTAATGCTGGGCTCATTCTTCCTGGAAGCCGGGCCTGCTTCTTCGGGCTGGACGGTATATCCTCCCCTTAGCGCCCTGCCGCAGGCGATTCCCGGTTCCGGCCTCGGAATGACCTTCTGGCTGATCAGCATCTTCCTGTTCATTATTTCCCAGGTGCTGGGCGGTATTAACTATATCAGTACCGTATTGAACATGCGCACGCAGGGAATGACCATGACCAAAATGCCGCTTACCGTATGGGCGCTCTTCCTGACAGCCGTACTTGGGCTGCTTTCCTTCCCGGTACTCGTGGCAGCAGTGGTGCTGCTGATCTTTGACCGGAGCTTTGGTACCAGTTTTTACCTGTCGGATATTTTTATCGGCGGGGAAGCCTTACCGAATACAGGCGGCAGCCCCATTCTGTACCAGCATTTGTTCTGGTTCCTCGGACACCCTGAGGTATATATCGTGATCATGCCTACCTTCGGGATTGTTTCCGAAGTACTGTCCGTAAATTCACGTAAGCCTATTTTTGGTTACCGTGCCATGATCATGTCCATGCTGGCTATTGCCGGACTTTCCTTTATCGTATGGGCGCACCATATGTTCGTTTCGGGGATGAACCCCTTCCTGGGCGGCGTGTTTATGATCACCACGCTGATCATTGCGGTGCCATCGGCCGTAAAGGCGTTCAACTATATTGCTACGCTCTGGCGCGGTAATATTCATTTTACGCCGCAGATGCTGTTCGCCATCGGGATGGTGTCTTTCTTCATTTCAGGCGGCCTTACGGGAATCTGGCTGGGGAACTCGGCGCTTGATATCAACCTTCATGATACGTATTTTGTAATTGCGCATTTCCACCTGGTAATGGGCAGCGCGGCGATTTTCGGGATGTTCGCCGGTATTTACCAGTGGTTCCCGAAAATGTTCGGCAGACTTATGAGCAGCAGGGCGGGTTATCTCCATTTCTGGCTAACCTTCGTGGCGGCCTACCTGGTATTCTTCCCTATGCACTTCCTGGGCCTTGACGGGGTTCCCCGGCGTTACTATGAGTTTACGGCCTTTGGCATGTTCGAGGAATGGATACAGGTGAACAAACTCATTACCGTGGCGGCTATTGCCGGCGGTGCAGCGCAGCTGATCTTCCTTTATAACTTCTTCCGGAGCATCTTTAAGGGAGAGCCTTCGACGCAGAATCCCTGGAAGTCAAATACGCTCGAATGGACTACTCCTGTAGAGCGCATCCACGGCAACTGGCCGGGAGATATTCCTCATGTACACCGCTGGCCATATGATTACAGCAAGCCGGGAGCGGAGGACGATTATATACCGCAAACCGTACCTTATTCACAAACCATCAGCTCGAATGTGCCGTATGATTTCGGCTTCCACGGGGATGCGGAAGGATTTAGCCATGAGTTTTACAAAGGGACTAAAGAGGAACGTACGCCTGCCAAGGAATAA
- a CDS encoding DUF3341 domain-containing protein encodes MNKYAVALYDDEDILKSGIGRLQSAGIKIHDVYTPYPVHGLENLVGVRRSRLDIAAFCFGCLGVSCAFLMMWYMITYDWPMNIGGKPNFPIISFIPICFEMTVLFASYGMGLTFFIVNRNIPGSTPRIMDERATDDRFVVAVSLNDAEDPEGINSLLRDSGAVEIKQKEAAY; translated from the coding sequence ATGAATAAATATGCAGTAGCCCTCTATGACGACGAGGATATACTGAAATCCGGTATCGGGCGCCTGCAATCGGCGGGAATAAAGATACACGATGTCTATACCCCCTACCCGGTACACGGGCTGGAGAACCTGGTTGGGGTAAGGCGCTCCAGGCTGGATATTGCCGCTTTTTGCTTCGGCTGCCTGGGCGTTTCCTGTGCATTCCTGATGATGTGGTACATGATCACGTATGACTGGCCCATGAACATTGGCGGAAAACCAAACTTCCCGATCATCAGCTTTATTCCTATTTGTTTTGAAATGACGGTCTTGTTTGCTTCCTACGGTATGGGGCTTACGTTTTTCATCGTGAACCGCAATATTCCCGGTTCGACTCCCCGGATCATGGATGAACGGGCAACGGATGACCGCTTTGTAGTGGCCGTTTCCCTGAATGATGCGGAAGATCCTGAAGGTATAAATTCCCTGCTTCGCGATTCGGGAGCGGTGGAGATCAAGCAAAAGGAAGCTGCTTACTGA
- a CDS encoding cytochrome c oxidase subunit 3 produces the protein MMIAMKKEPLINVRPLKFIVWLFVASSIMLFGGWTSGFIVSRVSLLAAGEWITFELPRIFMVSTALIVLSSASMHWARVSAKRLHFGKAKLALWITMLLGIGFLVCQVGGWVRLTEMNMYFAGHVSGSYIYVISGFHGLHIVAGLCLIASCLTGLYRNIAQIKQNLRFEVTSVFWHFIDILWIYLYVFLLLNR, from the coding sequence ATGATGATCGCCATGAAAAAGGAGCCGCTCATAAATGTGCGCCCGCTTAAGTTTATTGTGTGGCTGTTTGTAGCAAGTTCCATAATGTTATTCGGAGGCTGGACGAGCGGTTTTATTGTTAGCCGGGTAAGTCTCCTGGCAGCCGGGGAATGGATCACTTTTGAACTGCCCCGGATATTTATGGTATCCACCGCCCTGATCGTGCTGAGCAGCGCGTCCATGCACTGGGCGCGGGTTTCCGCCAAACGCCTTCATTTCGGGAAGGCAAAGCTCGCATTATGGATCACCATGCTGCTGGGCATAGGGTTCCTTGTCTGCCAGGTTGGCGGCTGGGTCCGGCTTACTGAAATGAATATGTACTTTGCCGGGCACGTGTCCGGATCCTACATTTATGTGATCTCGGGATTTCATGGCCTGCATATTGTCGCCGGCCTGTGCCTGATCGCCTCCTGCCTGACCGGATTGTACAGGAACATCGCGCAGATAAAACAGAACCTGCGTTTTGAAGTAACATCCGTGTTCTGGCATTTTATAGATATTCTATGGATATATCTGTATGTTTTTTTACTTTTGAACCGCTGA
- a CDS encoding COX15/CtaA family protein, with amino-acid sequence MYSKPEKRFLVWSLAAIIAVYVLILVGGIVRSTGSGMGCPDWPQCFGNWVPPADESQLPADYAEQLTQKRLDKNARFYSMLDKLGIPHGELSEEHAAGEHIYFNPVKAWIEYLNRVVGVLIGIFIFLTLLFSLQLFHTHRRVTWLSLFTFLLVCFQGWLGSIVVSTNLFPGLITIHMLLALAIVLLLIYARLLVKGRQEALRIWSAKGLKGVKAIMLLLMLLTLAQIVIGTQVREMIDSIAEAYDYQFRDSWVARTGNIFNIHRDLALAVMAAALFGAWLVRRTFEKGSRLRNVFMAGFLLIVLQIVSGILLSRFGLLPVLQPLHLLVSCVVFGLQFYFVYRIYNRKLSVIDRDS; translated from the coding sequence ATGTATTCGAAACCTGAAAAGCGATTTCTGGTATGGAGCCTGGCAGCGATCATTGCAGTTTATGTGCTGATCCTTGTCGGGGGAATTGTCAGAAGTACCGGTTCAGGCATGGGATGTCCCGACTGGCCGCAATGTTTCGGCAACTGGGTTCCTCCCGCGGACGAGAGTCAGCTGCCGGCGGACTATGCAGAGCAGCTTACACAAAAGCGGCTTGATAAAAACGCGCGCTTTTACAGTATGCTGGATAAACTGGGCATTCCGCATGGCGAGCTTTCAGAAGAACATGCGGCAGGGGAGCATATTTATTTCAACCCGGTAAAGGCCTGGATTGAATATTTAAACCGCGTAGTCGGAGTGCTGATTGGAATATTTATTTTTCTTACCCTGCTGTTTTCCCTGCAGCTTTTTCATACACACAGGCGCGTGACCTGGCTGAGTCTCTTCACGTTCCTGCTGGTGTGTTTTCAGGGCTGGCTGGGCTCTATCGTGGTTTCCACCAATCTTTTCCCGGGGCTGATCACGATACATATGCTGCTGGCGCTGGCGATTGTGCTGCTGCTTATTTACGCACGCCTGCTGGTGAAAGGCAGGCAGGAGGCCTTAAGAATATGGTCAGCGAAGGGGCTGAAAGGCGTAAAGGCAATTATGCTTTTATTGATGCTCCTTACCCTCGCGCAGATTGTCATTGGCACACAGGTGAGGGAAATGATCGATAGCATAGCTGAAGCATACGATTACCAGTTTCGCGATAGCTGGGTGGCCCGGACCGGAAATATTTTTAATATCCACCGGGACCTGGCGCTGGCGGTTATGGCGGCCGCTTTGTTCGGTGCCTGGCTGGTGCGAAGGACATTTGAAAAAGGAAGCCGGCTCCGGAATGTTTTTATGGCCGGGTTCCTGTTGATAGTGCTGCAGATTGTGTCGGGAATACTTTTATCAAGGTTTGGTTTACTCCCGGTACTGCAACCACTGCACCTTCTGGTATCCTGTGTGGTGTTTGGATTGCAGTTTTACTTTGTTTACAGAATTTACAATAGAAAATTAAGCGTTATAGATCGTGATAGCTGA
- a CDS encoding cytochrome c oxidase subunit II translates to MSLRNKLSFLLALALCFFTNALLAAQPGEFGDTASESGGVWLTVLFYAVLIVLIGQALIIIGRVLQVYELSTEAAGTRKNIPWNAINGGLFFVFLIAGIYFSFWEIKVHGALTLPDAASEHGKSWDSMYITTFVITMFVFVVTHILLLGFAFKYRQKKGRKAFFYPHNDKLEIIWTTVPAVVLTLLVVFGWVNWNRMTNPNKQAKDPLVVEVVGRQFNWLVRYPGSDGELGPRDYKLINSVNALGVDFTNQTSQDDLMPSELVLPVGKPVKMIFGALDVIHSAYIPTLRVQMNTVPGMPTFFYFTPTLTTEEMKEKTGNAEFNYMLYCNKICGSSHYNMSMKVTILSEMDYQQWLKEQQPFYSGDMKEQLQNAQSGDTASSPENKSLALNIN, encoded by the coding sequence ATGTCGCTGCGAAATAAATTATCTTTTCTGTTAGCCCTGGCGCTGTGCTTTTTTACTAATGCGCTTTTAGCCGCACAGCCCGGTGAGTTTGGCGATACTGCTTCAGAAAGTGGGGGCGTATGGTTGACAGTTCTTTTTTACGCGGTACTGATCGTGTTGATTGGCCAGGCGCTGATCATTATCGGTCGTGTGCTGCAGGTATATGAATTAAGTACGGAGGCGGCAGGGACAAGGAAGAATATTCCCTGGAACGCAATAAACGGAGGTTTGTTCTTTGTCTTCCTTATCGCGGGCATTTACTTTTCCTTTTGGGAGATAAAGGTACACGGCGCCCTGACCCTGCCGGATGCGGCTTCCGAACACGGTAAGAGCTGGGACAGCATGTATATTACGACTTTCGTTATTACCATGTTCGTGTTCGTCGTCACGCATATTCTTTTGCTGGGCTTTGCTTTTAAATACCGGCAGAAGAAGGGCAGGAAAGCCTTCTTCTATCCGCATAATGATAAACTGGAGATTATCTGGACCACTGTGCCGGCCGTGGTGCTGACCTTATTGGTGGTATTCGGCTGGGTAAACTGGAACCGGATGACCAATCCCAATAAGCAGGCCAAGGACCCGCTGGTGGTGGAAGTGGTAGGGCGGCAGTTCAACTGGCTGGTCAGGTATCCGGGCAGCGACGGCGAACTCGGCCCAAGGGATTACAAGCTGATCAATTCGGTAAACGCGCTGGGTGTCGACTTTACGAACCAGACCTCTCAGGATGACCTGATGCCTTCCGAACTGGTACTTCCGGTAGGGAAGCCGGTGAAAATGATATTCGGCGCCCTGGACGTGATCCATAGCGCTTATATCCCTACGCTGCGGGTACAGATGAATACAGTGCCCGGGATGCCTACCTTCTTTTATTTTACGCCTACGCTTACTACGGAAGAAATGAAGGAGAAAACCGGGAATGCTGAGTTCAATTACATGCTCTATTGCAATAAAATATGCGGTTCCTCCCATTATAATATGTCCATGAAGGTAACCATACTTTCGGAGATGGACTACCAGCAATGGCTGAAGGAGCAGCAGCCCTTCTACAGCGGAGATATGAAGGAGCAGTTGCAGAATGCACAGTCCGGTGACACAGCGTCTTCGCCGGAAAACAAATCATTGGCGTTGAACATTAATTAA